The following are encoded in a window of Helicobacter sp. 'house sparrow 1' genomic DNA:
- the mscS gene encoding small-conductance mechanosensitive channel MscS: MNKEFFISYLPLLQTIGINLLKAIIMLIMGWYFAKFTKSRILKFLSKKDEILANFLAQLGFIICIIITVVTTLGTLGVQTTSILTVVGTAGVAIALALKDSLSSIAGGIILIVLRPFKKNDVVELGTISGKVEAVNLFNTSIRMADDRLAILPNRNIVGANIINSTDSERRRIEWVCGVGYNSDIEKVRSVIKEVIANMDKIDNDLPAFVGITDLGASSLNFTVRVWAKIENGVFNVKSELIERVKVALDKEGIEIPFNKLDITIKQDATN; encoded by the coding sequence ATGAATAAAGAATTTTTCATATCCTATTTACCTCTACTACAAACTATAGGTATCAATCTTTTAAAAGCCATTATTATGCTTATTATGGGGTGGTATTTTGCCAAATTCACAAAATCAAGAATTCTAAAATTTCTTTCAAAAAAAGATGAGATCCTAGCAAACTTTCTAGCACAATTAGGCTTTATTATTTGCATCATTATTACTGTAGTTACTACCCTTGGAACTCTAGGCGTACAGACTACTTCAATTTTGACAGTAGTAGGAACTGCAGGAGTAGCAATTGCCTTAGCCCTCAAAGATTCTCTATCAAGCATTGCTGGAGGTATTATCCTTATTGTATTAAGACCATTTAAAAAAAATGATGTGGTAGAGCTTGGAACAATTTCAGGTAAAGTCGAAGCTGTCAATCTTTTTAATACTTCAATAAGAATGGCTGATGATAGATTAGCTATTCTCCCAAATCGCAATATTGTAGGTGCAAATATTATTAATTCTACAGATAGCGAGAGAAGAAGGATTGAGTGGGTTTGTGGTGTAGGATACAATAGTGATATTGAAAAGGTTAGGAGTGTTATCAAAGAAGTGATTGCAAATATGGATAAGATTGATAATGATCTTCCAGCCTTTGTAGGGATTACTGACCTTGGTGCAAGCTCTTTAAATTTTACGGTTCGCGTGTGGGCAAAAATTGAAAATGGTGTTTTTAATGTAAAAAGTGAGCTTATTGAAAGGGTAAAGGTAGCTCTAGATAAAGAGGGTATTGAAATACCTTTTAATAAATTAGATATAACAATCAAACAAGATGCAACAAATTAG
- a CDS encoding amidohydrolase family protein, with protein MLLINGVICDYSGTRESNIRVKDGKIFAIDSKLTPESGEEVIDCKDKVILPALIDIGIYPKNKSLSTQTLKSLSKKCLSGGVGSVLLYADYNPQASTESIIELVELINHTLPQNIFSSIYPLDMQNKIANIASLKTLGARAIHIQSQDLEGQNLLTLTHYANMLDIPFISLPCDRELAYGVVDEGLLATQLGLPSIPSIAWEKEIIKMCCISKNTQARMLLTITDAFEDVLFSNQKGAKITIQTPVHHLVLNEEAYINYATKAKMFPPLKHKDKQQALISRLQNNQIHCLSSLQNATYNSQKDKVFELASCGVDIIHHYFSILYTFLVKENIITLEKLSELTSKNQANFLKIPKGRLEKDYDADLIILDLSSSFKCQDSYSPYFNQTLFGKIEKTILKGKIYE; from the coding sequence ATGTTGCTTATAAATGGCGTAATTTGCGATTATTCTGGCACTAGGGAATCTAACATCCGTGTCAAAGATGGTAAAATTTTTGCCATAGATTCTAAACTTACTCCTGAAAGCGGTGAGGAAGTTATTGATTGTAAAGACAAAGTTATACTACCAGCACTCATTGATATTGGTATCTATCCAAAAAATAAATCTCTCTCAACCCAAACTCTAAAATCCTTATCAAAAAAATGTTTAAGCGGTGGCGTTGGAAGTGTCCTTCTTTATGCAGATTATAATCCACAAGCAAGCACAGAATCTATCATTGAACTTGTTGAACTCATCAATCACACTCTGCCACAAAATATCTTCTCAAGTATTTATCCCCTTGATATGCAAAACAAAATTGCAAATATCGCATCTTTAAAAACTTTAGGAGCAAGAGCTATTCACATACAAAGCCAAGATTTGGAAGGACAAAATCTCCTTACGCTCACACATTATGCAAACATGCTAGATATTCCCTTTATTTCTTTACCCTGTGATAGAGAGCTTGCTTATGGCGTGGTAGATGAAGGGCTTTTAGCAACCCAGCTTGGACTGCCAAGCATTCCTAGCATTGCTTGGGAAAAAGAAATCATAAAAATGTGTTGTATCAGTAAAAATACACAAGCAAGAATGCTTCTAACAATTACTGATGCCTTTGAAGATGTATTATTTTCCAATCAAAAAGGAGCAAAGATCACGATACAAACTCCTGTCCATCATCTAGTTCTAAATGAAGAGGCCTACATCAATTATGCAACAAAGGCAAAAATGTTTCCGCCTCTCAAGCACAAAGATAAACAACAAGCACTCATTTCAAGGTTGCAAAATAATCAAATACATTGCTTAAGCAGTCTTCAAAATGCAACCTACAATTCTCAAAAAGACAAGGTTTTTGAACTTGCAAGTTGTGGAGTAGATATTATCCATCATTATTTTTCAATCCTATATACTTTTCTTGTCAAGGAAAATATTATCACACTTGAAAAACTCTCTGAGCTTACCTCAAAAAATCAAGCAAATTTCCTAAAAATTCCAAAGGGAAGATTAGAAAAAGATTATGATGCAGACTTAATTATTCTGGATCTAAGCTCAAGCTTTAAATGCCAAGATAGCTATTCTCCCTATTTCAATCAAACTCTTTTTGGAAAGATAGAAAAAACAATCCTAAAAGGAAAGATTTATGAATAA
- the mqnF gene encoding aminofutalosine deaminase family hydrolase codes for MQQIRVIGASKVFLCNETFDILDNGAIAFGNEILEVGNFSDLSKKYQDAIFYEDCVLLPSFINPHIHFEFSKNTTSFTYGGFDKWLDSVIKNRDEVLQDDDTILQNAIKEQLQSGVGSVGAISSYGQDMLALSQSPLKVLFFNEIIGSNPSAVDFLYSNFLQRLEASKQLASKKFIPSIAIHSPYSVHFILAKKVLDLAKKQDLKTSVHFLESLQEREWLENSSGWFKDFYIKTLGIKEPKSLYEIEEFLNLFEGLDTLFVHCLFANQNELERICSTGSIVTCPRSNRLLNNKLLNLNSIAWNKISIATDGKSSNNNLNFIDELRYALFSYYDYEPSKLSQNLILCATHYSAKNLGLNNGILSPQKDADFSIFEIPNIASSTQEALHFLLHAKCVKKLLVDGVEIKI; via the coding sequence ATGCAACAAATTAGAGTTATAGGTGCAAGCAAGGTTTTTTTATGTAATGAAACCTTTGATATTTTAGACAATGGTGCAATAGCCTTTGGAAATGAAATTTTAGAGGTTGGCAATTTCTCTGATCTTTCTAAAAAATACCAAGATGCTATCTTTTATGAAGATTGTGTTTTACTACCAAGTTTTATAAATCCTCACATCCATTTTGAATTTAGTAAAAATACGACCTCTTTTACTTATGGTGGTTTTGATAAATGGCTCGATAGTGTGATAAAAAATCGAGATGAGGTATTGCAAGATGATGACACAATACTACAAAATGCTATCAAAGAACAATTACAAAGTGGTGTAGGAAGTGTAGGTGCTATCAGTAGCTATGGTCAAGATATGCTAGCACTTTCACAATCTCCCCTTAAAGTCTTGTTTTTTAATGAAATCATAGGTTCTAACCCAAGTGCAGTAGATTTTCTATACAGCAACTTTTTACAGCGCCTTGAAGCTTCAAAGCAACTAGCTTCAAAAAAATTTATCCCTTCCATTGCGATACATTCCCCCTACTCCGTGCATTTTATTTTGGCAAAAAAAGTTCTAGATCTTGCAAAAAAACAAGATCTTAAAACTTCTGTCCATTTTTTAGAATCCTTACAAGAAAGGGAATGGTTAGAAAATAGCTCTGGATGGTTTAAAGATTTCTATATCAAAACCTTGGGTATCAAAGAGCCAAAATCTCTCTATGAAATCGAAGAATTTTTAAATCTCTTTGAAGGGTTAGATACACTTTTTGTGCATTGTCTCTTTGCTAATCAAAATGAGTTAGAGAGAATTTGTTCTACTGGAAGCATTGTTACTTGCCCTAGATCCAATAGACTTTTAAATAACAAACTACTAAATCTCAACTCCATTGCTTGGAACAAAATTTCCATTGCTACAGATGGAAAGAGCTCAAACAACAATCTTAATTTCATTGATGAATTAAGATATGCACTCTTTTCTTATTATGATTATGAACCCTCAAAACTTAGCCAAAATCTCATTTTGTGTGCAACTCATTATAGTGCCAAAAACCTAGGGTTAAATAATGGGATACTATCCCCTCAAAAAGATGCTGATTTCTCAATATTTGAAATTCCCAATATAGCCTCATCCACACAAGAGGCACTTCATTTTTTACTCCATGCCAAATGTGTTAAAAAGCTTCTTGTTGATGGAGTGGAAATAAAGATATAA
- a CDS encoding ferritin, producing MLSQETIKLLNQQVNKEMYAANLYLSMSSWCYEHSFDGAGKFLFNHAGEESDHAKRLITYLNETDSKVELAAVPAPKTNFKDLLEVFEETFKHEKEITKSINELVDFVLKNKDYSTFNFLQWYVSEQHEEEALFRGILDKIKLIGDAGSGLYLADEYIKNIALTRSK from the coding sequence TGTTATCACAAGAGACGATTAAACTACTAAACCAGCAAGTTAATAAAGAAATGTATGCTGCAAACCTTTATCTTAGTATGAGTTCTTGGTGCTATGAGCACAGCTTTGATGGTGCTGGTAAGTTTTTATTTAATCACGCAGGGGAAGAAAGTGATCATGCTAAAAGATTAATCACTTATTTAAATGAAACAGATTCTAAAGTAGAACTTGCAGCAGTTCCTGCACCAAAAACAAATTTTAAAGATCTTTTAGAAGTTTTTGAAGAAACTTTCAAACACGAGAAAGAAATTACAAAATCCATCAACGAACTTGTGGATTTTGTTTTAAAAAACAAGGATTATTCAACTTTTAACTTCTTGCAATGGTATGTATCAGAACAACACGAAGAAGAAGCTCTTTTTAGAGGAATTTTAGACAAAATAAAATTAATTGGTGATGCAGGTAGCGGGCTTTATCTCGCAGATGAATACATCAAAAATATTGCACTCACAAGAAGCAAATAG